Proteins from a genomic interval of Zingiber officinale cultivar Zhangliang chromosome 1B, Zo_v1.1, whole genome shotgun sequence:
- the LOC122056302 gene encoding probable protein S-acyltransferase 14 isoform X2 has protein sequence MRSAAVVMAWNVFKFCTALRALGSLMLLLVLGIVGVSYYAVVIANYGPVLIAGGHGSFLAVVVLLLFHALLGLLLWTYFSVVLTDPGSVPPNWKPVVDEESGETTPLTSMEFSGHIINLKQPGPLTEIASPRIRYCRKCNHLKPPRCHHCSVCGRCVLKMDHHCVWVINCVGALNYKFFLLFLIYTFLETTLVSVSLLPHFIAFFKDVEIPGTPGTLATTFLTFVLNLAFALSVMGFLIMHVSLVMKNTTTIEAYEKKTTSKWKYNLGRKKNFEQLIALETGFWDKQEILAHPSVF, from the exons ATGCGGTCGGCGGCGGTCGTCATGGCCTGGAACGTGTTCAAGTTCTGCACCGCTTTGCGGGCTCTCGGATCGCTCATGCTCCTCCTTGTCCTCGGCATCGTCGGAGTCAGCTATTACGCCGTCGTCATCGCCAATTACGGACCCGTTCTCATTGCTGGGGGTCACGGTTCGTTCCTCGCCGTCGTCGTCTTGCTCCTCTTCCATGCCCTG TTGGGCTTACTTCTATGGACCTATTTCTCTGTTGTTCTGACGGACCCTGGCAGTGTGCCCCCAAATTGGAAGCCTGTTGTAGATGAGGAGAGTGGAGAAACCACTCCATTAACAAGCATGGAGTTCAGTGGTCATATTATAAATTTGAAACAACCAGGACCCCTTACAGAAATTGCAAGTCCAAGAATAAGGTATTGCAGGAAGTGCAATCATTTGAAGCCACCTCGCTGCCATCACTGCTCTGTTT GTGGACGATGTGTACTCAAGATGGATCATCATTGTGTGTGGGTCATCAATTGTGTTGGGGCTTTAAACTACaagttctttcttctttttctg ATTTACACATTTCTTGAGACAACTCTTGTTAGTGTTTCGCTGTTGCCTCATTTCATTGCCTTCTTTAAAGATGTGGAGATACCTGGCACACCAGGAACACTAGCAACTACTTTTCTGACATTCG TGTTGAATCTGGCTTTTGCATTAAGTGTGATGGGGTTTCTTATCATGCACGTGTCTTTAGTTATGAAGAATACCACAACAATTGAG GCATATGAGAAAAAAACAACTTCAAAGTGGAAATACAATCTTGGCCGCAAGAAGAACTTCGAACAG TTGATTGCTC